A portion of the Pelagibaculum spongiae genome contains these proteins:
- a CDS encoding DUF3187 family protein → MAVAVLPTSIHAAPLPLHNSFPTLQPFLGLQQKPLNRDTLLTTSLEHSSVSFFRQNDRVTANFDLEVSRLNLSWQQPVTDDLLLSVDLPVVSYSSGAFDSLINGYHSAFGFPENGRDLRPDNQFLYQFEYLGQPLVQANNGKYYFADARIAVDWLFSADSQWALGLIAEAPLSSGRHGVSNGHWDFAISMAYQQQDIKPRSELWLDNLLNIAQLTSFHWKAGWYLPGDWKGSQQTLAAKNNFQIAAGASVPLDSNWQLVLDVLAQQSPFETTGIRELDSASVTVAAGMQWQADQSNLLSIHFVEDLNTAASADIGLIVGWQKTF, encoded by the coding sequence GTGGCTGTAGCAGTTTTGCCAACCAGTATTCATGCTGCACCTTTGCCACTACATAACAGCTTTCCTACCCTGCAACCTTTTTTAGGTTTGCAGCAAAAACCACTTAATCGTGATACTTTGTTAACAACGAGTCTCGAACATTCTAGTGTTAGTTTTTTTCGTCAAAATGATCGAGTGACTGCCAACTTTGACCTAGAAGTTTCTCGTTTAAATTTATCATGGCAACAACCGGTTACCGATGATTTATTACTATCGGTTGATTTGCCGGTGGTGAGTTATAGCTCGGGCGCTTTTGATAGCTTAATTAATGGCTACCATTCAGCTTTTGGTTTTCCTGAAAATGGTCGAGATCTCAGGCCAGACAACCAGTTTTTATATCAATTTGAATACCTCGGTCAGCCATTGGTGCAAGCAAATAATGGGAAGTATTATTTTGCAGATGCCCGAATTGCTGTGGATTGGTTATTTAGCGCTGACAGTCAATGGGCGCTAGGTTTAATTGCTGAAGCGCCACTGTCTAGTGGTCGCCATGGTGTGAGTAATGGCCATTGGGATTTTGCGATTTCAATGGCTTATCAGCAGCAAGATATTAAACCTAGATCTGAACTGTGGCTAGATAATCTACTAAATATCGCACAATTAACCAGTTTCCATTGGAAGGCGGGTTGGTATTTACCCGGAGATTGGAAGGGTTCACAGCAAACTCTTGCAGCCAAAAATAATTTTCAAATAGCTGCGGGTGCCAGTGTACCTCTAGATAGCAATTGGCAATTGGTGTTAGATGTTTTGGCGCAACAATCACCCTTCGAAACAACCGGCATTAGAGAGTTAGATAGCGCTTCAGTAACGGTTGCTGCAGGCATGCAATGGCAGGCGGATCAGAGCAATCTGCTATCGATTCATTTTGTTGAAGATTTAAATACCGCAGCATCGGCGGATATTG